A single bacterium DNA region contains:
- a CDS encoding sugar phosphate isomerase/epimerase, with the protein MKICATTVMMPEYDMRETAECLSRLGFDGAEWRCRYIPEAARDQAYSPWGNVKNDFSPDNLDTRGEELVALSKEFNLQIVCLATSMAATQLDEVRKVAEGCAKWGIPMFRIGAPRGYNAAENYRDLIADTIAALGEALKITRSLGVRVVIEIHRNTTTCSASQAWNIVREFDARDIGVIFDIANMSLGQGHEPTKMGLDLLGEYVAHVHAGGGQPVPAERNERGQLQYRWDTVDLADSVIDVAQFCSELQARNYQGFLSVEDFRTMPLEEKISTQLKYLRSLEA; encoded by the coding sequence ATGAAGATCTGTGCAACGACTGTCATGATGCCTGAATACGACATGCGGGAGACGGCCGAGTGCCTCTCGCGGCTGGGCTTTGATGGGGCCGAGTGGCGCTGCCGCTACATTCCTGAGGCCGCCAGGGACCAGGCGTACTCACCCTGGGGCAACGTGAAGAATGACTTCTCGCCCGACAACCTGGACACCCGGGGCGAGGAACTGGTCGCGCTGAGCAAGGAGTTCAACCTGCAGATCGTGTGCCTGGCCACATCCATGGCCGCCACGCAGCTTGACGAGGTGCGCAAGGTGGCCGAGGGCTGCGCCAAGTGGGGCATCCCCATGTTCCGCATCGGCGCCCCACGGGGCTACAACGCGGCCGAGAACTACCGCGACCTGATCGCCGACACGATCGCCGCGCTGGGCGAGGCCTTGAAGATCACACGCTCGCTGGGCGTGCGGGTCGTCATCGAGATTCACCGCAACACCACCACCTGCAGCGCCTCGCAGGCGTGGAACATCGTGCGCGAGTTCGACGCCCGGGACATTGGCGTCATCTTCGACATCGCGAACATGAGCCTGGGGCAGGGGCACGAGCCGACGAAGATGGGGCTGGACCTGCTGGGCGAGTACGTGGCGCATGTCCACGCCGGCGGCGGGCAGCCTGTGCCGGCCGAGCGCAATGAACGCGGGCAGCTCCAGTACCGCTGGGATACCGTGGACCTGGCGGACAGCGTCATTGACGTCGCGCAGTTCTGCAGCGAACTGCAGGCACGGAACTACCAGGGCTTCCTCTCCGTCGAGGACTTCCGGACCATGCCGCTGGAGGAGAAGATCTCCACTCAACTCAAGTACCTGCGCTCCCTGGAGGCGTGA
- a CDS encoding F0F1 ATP synthase subunit epsilon, with the protein MAKQLHIEIVTHDGITFEGEADGVVAPGLDGYFGMLPHHAPLISQLGVGDLRVRRGSDWRHFALAGGILHLRDGRVTVMADAAEPAEGIDVDRARAAVGRARERLAQRKSPQVDLNRAEAALLRAINRLRVAGEPPH; encoded by the coding sequence ATGGCGAAGCAACTCCACATTGAGATAGTGACACACGACGGGATCACCTTCGAGGGTGAGGCCGACGGCGTAGTGGCGCCCGGTCTCGACGGCTACTTCGGGATGCTCCCACACCACGCGCCGTTGATCTCACAGCTCGGGGTCGGCGACCTGCGGGTGCGCAGGGGATCGGACTGGCGGCACTTCGCCCTGGCCGGCGGGATCTTGCACCTCCGGGACGGTCGGGTGACGGTCATGGCCGACGCGGCGGAGCCGGCGGAGGGGATTGATGTGGACCGTGCCCGTGCCGCGGTGGGGCGTGCGCGAGAGCGGTTGGCACAGCGGAAGAGCCCCCAAGTGGACCTCAACCGGGCTGAGGCGGCGCTATTGCGGGCCATCAACCGCCTGCGCGTCGCCGGTGAGCCGCCGCATTGA
- the atpG gene encoding ATP synthase F1 subunit gamma, with translation MGANLRVIRRKIKTVGNIWQITRAMQMVAASRLKRVQPRVESSREYLRRLSEITADVAAHVPADLHPYLQERTVENVGLIIVAGDKGLAGSHNANIFRLAEQYMADQDVPVTVLTVGARATEFARRRGWNDVFSMAAPGTGDSREAVQGARTARGLFDAGRIDRLDMIYTEFISPLRRPARLQQLLPIVGSDGAETSTGEYIFEPPAEQLLAGLLPRTVEAQIVNMMLQAAAAEQAARMTAMSAATENAAELRQNLVRDLNRARQAGITTELLEVVSGADALSQED, from the coding sequence ATGGGCGCCAACCTGAGAGTCATCCGGCGGAAGATCAAGACCGTCGGCAATATCTGGCAGATCACTCGCGCCATGCAGATGGTGGCGGCGAGCCGTCTCAAGCGCGTCCAGCCGCGCGTGGAGTCGAGCCGCGAGTATCTGCGCCGCCTGTCGGAGATCACCGCCGACGTGGCCGCCCACGTGCCCGCCGACCTGCACCCGTATCTGCAGGAGCGGACAGTGGAGAACGTCGGGCTCATCATCGTGGCAGGGGACAAGGGCCTGGCCGGGAGCCACAACGCCAACATCTTCCGTCTGGCTGAGCAGTACATGGCCGACCAGGATGTGCCGGTGACGGTGCTGACCGTGGGGGCCCGGGCGACGGAGTTCGCGCGACGGCGGGGCTGGAATGACGTGTTCAGCATGGCCGCGCCGGGCACCGGCGATAGCCGGGAGGCGGTGCAGGGGGCGCGAACGGCCCGAGGCCTGTTCGACGCCGGGCGCATTGACCGTCTGGACATGATCTACACTGAGTTCATCTCGCCGTTGCGGCGCCCGGCGCGGCTGCAGCAGTTGCTGCCGATTGTCGGGAGCGACGGGGCGGAGACGTCCACGGGCGAGTACATCTTCGAGCCGCCGGCTGAGCAGTTGCTGGCGGGACTGCTGCCTCGCACGGTCGAGGCGCAGATCGTCAACATGATGCTTCAGGCAGCCGCAGCCGAGCAGGCCGCCCGCATGACGGCCATGTCGGCGGCCACGGAAAACGCGGCAGAGCTGCGCCAGAACCTGGTGCGCGATCTGAACCGGGCACGGCAGGCGGGGATCACGACCGAGCTGCTGGAGGTCGTCAGCGGCGCTGACGCCCTGTCGCAGGAAGACTGA
- a CDS encoding creatininase family protein, producing the protein MPEVRFDRMVPSEVVARRDARSLAYLPVGSLEWHGPHMPFGTDYMTVGYLAEQAASRFGGVAFPPVYYGDVRYILQECRQEWRRSYQQAMRVSEGAPAAFPLQAHDGSPGYDCPTAPDDGEPAEHPLPFDKAGMEQRFAESLAAILLSIHLYGFRHIILLPGHGPNPAYCRRAEDIYAQNVRRRASFGEPARTMTWFYIEAAKEFEPWLAQFWIHADKWEGSLTMVAAPGTVKPECLPQDRSELAPAYLGHPYLHEDTGYSEEYKHLWEGFDALDPRNDTNETYGRQQWEGIIERFGEAVEQWLTNQGSG; encoded by the coding sequence ATGCCCGAGGTCCGCTTTGACCGCATGGTCCCGTCGGAAGTCGTGGCGCGACGAGACGCCCGCAGCCTCGCCTATCTCCCTGTCGGCTCCCTCGAGTGGCATGGCCCCCACATGCCCTTTGGCACGGACTACATGACCGTAGGCTACCTCGCCGAACAGGCCGCCTCGCGTTTCGGGGGCGTGGCCTTCCCGCCTGTCTACTACGGCGATGTCCGCTACATCCTGCAGGAATGCCGTCAGGAGTGGCGGCGCAGCTACCAGCAGGCCATGCGCGTTTCGGAGGGCGCCCCGGCAGCCTTCCCGCTCCAGGCCCACGATGGCTCACCCGGCTACGACTGCCCCACTGCCCCCGACGACGGCGAGCCGGCCGAGCACCCCCTGCCCTTCGACAAGGCCGGCATGGAGCAGCGCTTCGCCGAGAGCCTCGCGGCGATCCTGCTCTCGATCCACCTGTACGGCTTCCGCCACATCATCCTGCTTCCCGGCCACGGCCCCAACCCGGCCTACTGCCGGCGCGCTGAGGACATCTACGCCCAGAACGTTCGCCGCCGCGCTTCCTTCGGCGAGCCCGCCCGCACCATGACGTGGTTCTACATCGAGGCCGCCAAGGAGTTCGAGCCCTGGCTTGCCCAGTTCTGGATCCACGCCGACAAGTGGGAGGGGTCATTGACGATGGTGGCGGCGCCGGGGACGGTCAAGCCTGAGTGCCTGCCCCAGGACCGCTCGGAGTTGGCCCCCGCCTATCTGGGCCATCCGTACCTTCACGAGGACACAGGCTACAGTGAGGAGTACAAGCACCTGTGGGAGGGGTTCGACGCTCTCGACCCGCGCAACGACACCAACGAGACCTATGGGCGACAGCAGTGGGAGGGGATCATCGAGCGGTTCGGCGAGGCCGTCGAGCAGTGGCTGACCAACCAGGGATCCGGCTAG
- a CDS encoding rod shape-determining protein, with the protein MLGLGERLGIDLGTANIVVYARGRGVVLREPSVVAIDKATRRVLSVGEDAREMLGRTPGTIVAIRPLRDGVIADYSVTRDMLAFLIRKACGNRARLFKPLVVVCIPSGATSVEQRAALDAARAAGARDAYPIEEPMAAAIGAGLPIANPGGNMVVDIGGGTTDIAVISLGGIVVSDSLRVGGNQLDEAIIRHIRRVYNLDIGERTAENIKIQIGSACKTNGEQEMEVRGRDIVSGLPQTVTVSSIEVRDALFESVSQIVAAVKTILEKTPPELAADIIERGITLTGGGALLGGIDLILQMETQIPVHVADDPMSSVAIGTGRVLEAIETLQRRHTLRPAR; encoded by the coding sequence ATGCTAGGCCTGGGCGAGCGTCTGGGGATTGATCTGGGGACAGCCAACATCGTAGTGTACGCGCGGGGGCGGGGCGTCGTTCTGCGCGAGCCGTCGGTCGTTGCCATAGACAAGGCCACGCGGCGGGTGCTGTCGGTGGGGGAGGACGCGCGCGAGATGCTGGGGCGCACGCCCGGCACCATCGTGGCCATTCGCCCCCTGCGCGACGGCGTCATCGCGGACTACTCCGTGACCCGCGACATGCTGGCCTTCCTGATCCGCAAGGCCTGCGGGAACCGCGCCCGCCTGTTCAAGCCCCTCGTCGTTGTGTGTATCCCCTCGGGCGCCACCAGCGTGGAGCAGCGCGCCGCTCTGGACGCTGCGCGTGCGGCCGGCGCCCGCGACGCCTACCCCATCGAGGAGCCCATGGCCGCCGCCATCGGGGCCGGGCTCCCCATCGCCAACCCCGGCGGGAACATGGTCGTGGACATCGGTGGGGGCACGACCGACATCGCGGTCATCTCCCTGGGCGGCATCGTTGTCAGCGACTCGCTGCGGGTGGGCGGCAACCAACTCGATGAGGCGATCATTCGCCACATCCGGCGGGTCTACAATCTGGATATCGGTGAGCGCACGGCCGAGAACATCAAGATCCAGATCGGGTCGGCGTGCAAGACGAACGGGGAACAGGAGATGGAGGTGCGGGGGCGGGACATCGTCTCCGGTCTCCCGCAGACCGTCACCGTCAGCTCCATTGAGGTGCGCGACGCGCTCTTCGAGAGCGTCTCCCAGATCGTGGCCGCGGTGAAGACGATCCTGGAGAAGACGCCGCCGGAGCTGGCTGCCGACATCATTGAGCGGGGCATCACCCTCACCGGCGGGGGCGCGTTGCTCGGCGGCATTGACCTGATCCTGCAGATGGAGACCCAGATCCCCGTCCACGTCGCCGATGACCCCATGTCGTCCGTCGCGATCGGCACGGGGAGGGTTCTCGAAGCCATCGAGACCCTGCAGCGACGACACACCTTGCGTCCAGCCCGGTAG
- a CDS encoding homocysteine biosynthesis protein: MAKTVAEINEKIKQGKAVVVTAEEMIDVVAEQGAKQAAKTVDVVTTGTFGPMCSSGAFLNFGHTKPRMRMSRVWLNDVPAYAGVAAVDCYIGATEVAEGDSLNRQHPGEFRYGGAHVIADLVAGKDIAMRAESYGTDCYPRRELESMIRLADLNQAFICNPRNAYQNYNCAVNLDKHRDLYTYMGVLQKNLGSASFCSAGQLSPLLNDPYYRTIGIGSRIFIGGAQGYIFWQGTQHDPASTRSENGTPTGGAGTIATVGDLKAMDPRYVVGVSMYGYGVSLALGIGIPIPILDADMARFTAVRDEDIVCPIVDYSRGYAYGERGPLGQVSYAQLKTGTIEVEGKQVPTTPLSSYVRAQEIAGVLKEQVQSGQFLLTEPVETLPSVDSGVKFKPFTERHLKARTRTLKEVG, translated from the coding sequence ATGGCTAAGACGGTTGCCGAAATCAACGAGAAGATCAAGCAGGGCAAGGCGGTCGTGGTGACCGCCGAGGAGATGATAGACGTCGTCGCCGAGCAAGGCGCCAAGCAGGCGGCCAAGACGGTGGACGTCGTCACCACAGGGACCTTCGGGCCGATGTGCTCGTCCGGAGCGTTCCTGAACTTCGGGCACACCAAGCCGCGGATGAGGATGAGCCGGGTGTGGCTGAACGACGTCCCCGCGTACGCCGGTGTGGCGGCCGTGGACTGCTACATCGGTGCGACGGAAGTGGCCGAGGGAGACTCGCTCAACCGCCAGCATCCGGGCGAGTTCCGCTACGGCGGAGCCCACGTGATCGCCGACCTCGTAGCCGGCAAGGACATCGCCATGCGGGCCGAGAGCTACGGTACGGACTGCTATCCGCGCCGGGAGCTGGAGTCGATGATCCGCCTGGCGGACCTCAACCAGGCCTTCATCTGCAACCCGCGTAACGCCTATCAGAACTACAACTGCGCGGTGAACCTGGACAAGCATCGCGACCTGTACACGTACATGGGCGTGCTCCAGAAGAACCTCGGATCGGCCAGCTTCTGTTCGGCCGGCCAGCTCTCGCCGCTGCTGAATGACCCGTACTACCGCACCATCGGTATCGGGTCGCGCATCTTCATCGGCGGCGCACAGGGGTACATCTTCTGGCAGGGCACCCAGCACGACCCGGCCTCGACGCGGAGCGAGAACGGCACGCCCACAGGCGGGGCCGGCACCATCGCGACCGTCGGCGACCTCAAGGCCATGGACCCGCGGTATGTCGTCGGGGTCAGCATGTACGGCTACGGCGTGTCGCTGGCGCTGGGGATCGGCATTCCCATCCCGATCCTGGACGCCGACATGGCGCGGTTCACGGCCGTCCGCGACGAGGACATCGTGTGCCCCATCGTGGACTACAGCCGGGGCTATGCATACGGCGAGCGCGGGCCGCTGGGGCAGGTGAGCTACGCCCAGCTCAAGACGGGGACCATCGAGGTGGAGGGCAAGCAGGTCCCGACGACGCCGCTGTCCTCATACGTACGCGCCCAGGAGATCGCCGGTGTGCTCAAGGAGCAGGTCCAGTCGGGCCAGTTCCTGCTGACGGAGCCGGTGGAGACGCTGCCCTCGGTGGACTCAGGGGTGAAGTTCAAGCCTTTCACTGAACGTCACCTCAAGGCTCGCACGCGCACGCTGAAGGAGGTGGGCTAG
- a CDS encoding 4Fe-4S binding protein translates to MASTRVVLRFPPKLSDEPIISETIKTYELDFNILRAEITPQREGLMVIGFTGEDARLEAALKSLKKRGVIVEPIAQGVVRNEARCTECGACITICPTKALVIDADTRHIAFDADKCIACEACVPVCPPRAMELTF, encoded by the coding sequence ATGGCGAGCACACGTGTGGTGCTGCGTTTCCCCCCCAAACTCTCGGATGAGCCGATCATCTCCGAGACGATCAAGACGTACGAACTGGACTTCAACATCCTGCGCGCGGAGATCACGCCCCAGCGCGAAGGGCTCATGGTCATCGGCTTCACCGGCGAAGACGCCAGGCTGGAAGCTGCCCTCAAGAGCCTGAAGAAGCGGGGTGTCATCGTGGAGCCGATCGCGCAGGGCGTGGTGCGCAACGAGGCCCGCTGCACCGAGTGCGGGGCCTGCATCACCATCTGCCCGACCAAGGCGCTCGTCATTGACGCCGACACGCGCCATATCGCGTTTGATGCCGACAAGTGCATCGCGTGCGAGGCGTGCGTGCCGGTCTGTCCGCCACGGGCGATGGAGCTGACGTTCTAG
- the larB gene encoding nickel pincer cofactor biosynthesis protein LarB: MNEHDLRQLLAQVASGDLAPDQAVERLRLLPFEDLGFAKVDHHRALRTGFPEVIYCERKTPDQVVEIATRIAGMAPCVLASRASREVYEAVAARFPDAEYHEPARCIVIGEKPTPPEGCPSVLVITAGTSDIGVAEEAALVAEAAGVPVDRLFDVGVAGLHRLLVHHEKMLQAGVLVVVAGMEGALASVVGGLVDKPVIAVPTSVGYGASFGGVAALLAMLNSCAAGMAVVNIDNGFGAGYMAAMIARLGRK; this comes from the coding sequence ATGAACGAACACGATCTCCGCCAGCTACTTGCTCAGGTCGCCTCGGGCGATCTGGCCCCCGACCAGGCCGTCGAACGCCTGCGTCTCCTGCCGTTCGAGGACCTCGGCTTCGCCAAGGTGGACCACCACCGCGCCCTCCGGACGGGTTTCCCGGAAGTCATCTACTGCGAGCGCAAGACGCCTGACCAAGTCGTGGAGATCGCCACCCGCATTGCGGGCATGGCCCCCTGTGTGCTGGCTTCCCGCGCTTCCCGCGAGGTCTACGAGGCCGTGGCGGCACGCTTCCCGGACGCCGAGTACCACGAGCCGGCCCGCTGCATCGTCATCGGTGAGAAGCCCACACCTCCGGAGGGCTGCCCCTCCGTGCTCGTCATCACCGCCGGCACATCGGATATCGGCGTGGCCGAGGAAGCGGCCCTCGTGGCCGAGGCCGCGGGCGTGCCGGTGGACCGCCTCTTCGACGTCGGCGTGGCGGGTCTGCACCGTCTGCTGGTGCACCATGAGAAGATGCTCCAGGCAGGCGTCCTGGTGGTCGTCGCGGGGATGGAGGGGGCGCTGGCAAGCGTCGTGGGGGGGCTGGTGGACAAGCCGGTCATCGCGGTGCCCACAAGCGTCGGCTACGGGGCGAGCTTCGGGGGCGTAGCGGCCCTGCTGGCGATGCTCAATAGCTGCGCGGCGGGGATGGCCGTCGTCAACATAGACAACGGCTTCGGGGCCGGCTACATGGCGGCCATGATCGCCAGGCTGGGCCGCAAGTAG
- the atpD gene encoding F0F1 ATP synthase subunit beta produces the protein MAGKVAQVRGPVVDLRFPAGELPKLLSAVRIQDKAKHIDLVVEVAQHLGDDLVRCVAMASTDGLVRGMVGEDTGAPISVPVGPQTLGRMFDVLGNPIDGMPQVDAEVMPIHREPPPLQEQSVALEQFETGIKVIDLLCPFPRGGKIGLFGGAGVGKTVLIMELIHNVATGHEGVSVFGGVGERTREGNGTWLDMKESGVLPQTCLVFGQMNEPPGARLRVGLTALTMAEYFRDVAGQDVLLFVDNIFRFTQAGAEVSALLGRMPSAVGYQPTLATEMGQLQERITSTLKGSITSVQAVYVPADDYTDPAPATTFAHLDASIHLSRELFEQAIFPAVDPLDSASRMLSPQVVGERHYRVARGVQEILQRYKDLRDIIAILGIDELGEDDKVVVARARRIQQFLTQPMFVAEVFTGMPGAYLNIEDTISGFEEILAGEMDNLPESAFRMVATADDVRKKAQEVTV, from the coding sequence ATGGCTGGCAAAGTCGCACAAGTACGCGGACCCGTGGTGGACCTCCGCTTCCCGGCGGGGGAGCTACCCAAGCTGCTCAGCGCCGTCCGCATCCAGGATAAGGCCAAGCACATTGATCTGGTGGTCGAGGTGGCCCAGCACCTGGGCGACGACCTGGTCCGCTGCGTGGCGATGGCCTCGACGGACGGGCTGGTGCGGGGCATGGTCGGCGAGGACACCGGCGCCCCGATCTCGGTACCGGTCGGCCCGCAGACCCTCGGGCGCATGTTCGACGTGCTCGGCAACCCGATTGACGGCATGCCGCAGGTGGACGCGGAGGTCATGCCGATCCACCGGGAGCCCCCGCCGCTGCAGGAGCAGTCGGTCGCCCTCGAGCAGTTCGAGACCGGGATCAAGGTCATTGACCTGCTGTGCCCGTTCCCCCGCGGCGGCAAGATCGGTCTGTTCGGCGGCGCGGGGGTGGGCAAGACCGTGCTCATCATGGAGCTGATCCACAACGTCGCCACCGGCCATGAGGGCGTGTCAGTGTTCGGCGGGGTGGGGGAGCGCACCCGCGAGGGCAACGGCACCTGGCTGGACATGAAGGAATCCGGCGTCCTGCCCCAGACATGCCTGGTGTTTGGTCAGATGAACGAGCCGCCCGGCGCCCGCCTGCGGGTGGGGCTGACGGCCCTGACGATGGCGGAGTACTTCCGCGACGTCGCCGGCCAGGACGTGCTGCTGTTTGTGGACAACATCTTCCGCTTCACCCAGGCGGGGGCCGAAGTCTCGGCCCTGCTGGGGCGCATGCCGTCGGCCGTAGGCTACCAGCCCACGCTGGCGACCGAGATGGGGCAGCTTCAGGAGCGCATCACCTCGACCCTCAAAGGCTCGATCACCTCGGTGCAGGCCGTGTATGTCCCGGCGGACGACTACACCGACCCGGCGCCGGCCACCACGTTCGCGCACCTGGATGCGAGCATCCATCTGTCTCGTGAGCTGTTCGAGCAGGCGATCTTCCCGGCGGTGGACCCGTTGGACTCGGCCTCGCGCATGCTGTCCCCGCAGGTCGTGGGCGAGCGGCACTACCGGGTCGCCCGCGGCGTGCAGGAGATCCTGCAGCGGTACAAGGACCTGCGCGACATCATCGCCATCCTCGGGATTGATGAGCTGGGTGAGGACGACAAGGTCGTCGTGGCGCGCGCCCGGCGCATCCAGCAGTTCCTGACCCAGCCGATGTTTGTGGCGGAGGTCTTCACGGGCATGCCGGGCGCCTACCTGAACATCGAGGACACCATCTCCGGGTTCGAGGAGATCCTGGCCGGGGAGATGGACAACCTGCCCGAGAGCGCCTTCCGCATGGTGGCCACGGCCGACGACGTACGCAAGAAGGCGCAGGAAGTGACGGTCTAG
- a CDS encoding UPF0280 family protein — protein sequence MFQPRVYRNQAGSDDLVSFRVCVAETDLLVSAESDQAARGFAIVRALREDIEQEIGLDRRFLTSLEPLPTRRACPPVVRAMYEAAQQAGVGPMAAVAGAVAESVARALQPHSAQIVVENGGDIYIISKVSRVIGIQAGQSPLSGKLGLKIPAGSLGVCTSSGTVGHSLSFGRADAALIAADDGALADAFASALGNRVQSAADVPAAMEWAQTAPGVRQALVIVGETMGVWGEFELTAVGPP from the coding sequence ATGTTCCAGCCACGGGTGTACCGCAACCAGGCCGGGTCTGACGACCTCGTCAGCTTCCGTGTGTGTGTCGCTGAGACTGACCTGCTGGTCAGCGCCGAGAGCGACCAGGCAGCGCGGGGGTTCGCGATCGTGCGCGCGTTGCGTGAGGACATCGAGCAGGAGATCGGCCTGGACCGTCGGTTCCTGACCAGCCTCGAGCCACTGCCGACGCGCAGGGCCTGTCCGCCGGTCGTGCGGGCCATGTACGAGGCGGCGCAGCAGGCGGGGGTGGGGCCGATGGCGGCGGTGGCCGGGGCGGTGGCGGAGAGCGTCGCCCGGGCTTTGCAGCCGCATTCGGCGCAAATAGTGGTTGAAAACGGTGGGGATATATATATAATCAGTAAAGTTAGTAGAGTTATCGGCATTCAGGCCGGCCAGTCTCCCTTGAGCGGCAAGCTTGGGCTCAAGATCCCGGCGGGTAGCCTGGGGGTCTGCACCAGCTCGGGCACGGTGGGGCACTCGCTGAGCTTCGGGAGAGCGGATGCCGCGCTGATCGCGGCAGACGACGGTGCCTTGGCGGATGCGTTCGCCTCGGCGCTGGGGAACCGTGTGCAGAGCGCGGCAGACGTGCCGGCGGCCATGGAGTGGGCGCAGACGGCCCCGGGCGTGAGGCAGGCCCTGGTGATCGTGGGGGAGACGATGGGTGTGTGGGGGGAGTTTGAGCTGACGGCAGTGGGGCCGCCGTAG
- the murA gene encoding UDP-N-acetylglucosamine 1-carboxyvinyltransferase, which produces MDTLHIVGGRPLQGEVRISGSKNGSLPLLAAALLIEGETVVENVPQITDVLIMIELLRALGARCTFVGRDCLKIDASNISSLAPPDELMRAMRASFYVAGPLLARFGEAEVPLPGGCVLGQRPVDYHIKGFRELGADVRIEGGVMHARGAHLQGTELLLDGRTRSVGATVNLLLAAVLTEGVTIIENASREPEVVSCEQFLQSCGADIQGMGTSRLVIRGVKRLAPGQATAIADRMETGTFLIAGLITRGDVTVTHCVPEHMDVVLPDLKQAGAHIERQGNAIRLRAVNRPSSVEITTNPYPGFPTDLQPNMAVVGCIATGTSVIEETIFDMRFTYTDELLRMGADIQVKDRVAIIRGVEKLSGAPVVATDLRAGSALVLAGLAADGHTEVSGADKLDRGYEDFEGKLTSLGAQVHRQQHAIEEAVC; this is translated from the coding sequence GTGGACACGCTCCACATTGTCGGGGGTCGGCCGCTGCAGGGCGAAGTCCGCATCAGTGGCTCCAAGAACGGAAGCTTGCCGCTCCTCGCCGCCGCCCTGCTGATTGAGGGCGAGACCGTCGTCGAGAACGTCCCCCAGATCACCGATGTCCTGATCATGATTGAGTTGCTGCGAGCGCTGGGCGCTCGCTGCACCTTCGTCGGCCGGGACTGTCTGAAGATTGACGCCTCGAACATCAGTTCCCTCGCCCCCCCGGATGAACTGATGCGCGCCATGCGGGCCTCGTTCTACGTAGCCGGACCGCTGCTGGCCCGGTTCGGCGAGGCCGAGGTGCCGCTGCCCGGGGGCTGCGTGCTCGGGCAACGGCCGGTGGACTACCACATCAAGGGGTTCCGGGAGTTGGGGGCCGATGTCCGCATCGAGGGTGGGGTCATGCATGCGCGCGGCGCCCACCTGCAGGGCACCGAGCTGCTGCTGGACGGCCGCACCCGCAGCGTCGGGGCAACCGTCAATCTGCTCCTGGCCGCCGTGCTGACCGAGGGCGTCACGATCATCGAGAACGCCTCTCGGGAGCCCGAAGTCGTGAGTTGCGAGCAGTTCCTGCAGTCGTGCGGAGCTGACATTCAGGGAATGGGGACCTCGCGGCTGGTCATTCGCGGGGTGAAGCGGCTGGCACCGGGGCAGGCCACGGCGATTGCCGACCGCATGGAGACCGGGACCTTCCTGATCGCCGGACTGATCACCCGGGGCGACGTCACCGTCACGCACTGCGTGCCCGAGCACATGGATGTCGTGCTGCCGGACCTGAAGCAAGCCGGAGCCCACATCGAGCGTCAGGGCAATGCCATCCGCCTGCGAGCCGTCAACCGGCCCAGCAGCGTGGAGATCACCACCAACCCCTACCCGGGCTTCCCCACCGATCTGCAGCCGAACATGGCCGTAGTCGGGTGCATTGCCACCGGCACGAGCGTCATCGAGGAGACGATCTTCGACATGCGGTTCACGTACACCGATGAACTGCTGCGGATGGGTGCCGACATACAGGTCAAGGACCGGGTGGCGATCATTCGCGGGGTCGAGAAGCTCTCGGGGGCGCCGGTGGTCGCGACCGACCTGCGCGCCGGCTCGGCGCTGGTGCTGGCAGGCTTGGCGGCCGACGGCCACACGGAGGTATCGGGTGCGGACAAGCTCGACCGGGGCTATGAGGACTTCGAGGGCAAACTGACCTCCCTGGGCGCACAGGTCCATCGCCAGCAGCACGCCATCGAGGAGGCCGTATGCTAG